One segment of Bacillus horti DNA contains the following:
- a CDS encoding ABC transporter ATP-binding protein, with translation MEEQYILEIKGLKKYFELSEGFLKKKKQYLRAVDGIDLKVKAGETLGIVGESGCGKSTTGNVILRLLEPTEGEVFFEGEDITKLSESEMRKKRKDIQMIFQDPFSSLNPRMRVFDIIAEPLRTHKVARGKELRKQVYDLLEVVGLDESYANRFPHEFSGGQRQRIGIARALALKPKMIVCDEPVSALDVSIQSQILNLLKKLQKEFNLTYFFIAHGLPAVKHISDRVAVMYLGKVVELARKDQLFSKPLHPYTEGLLSAVPILDPKLRDKKEQIILEGDMPSPANPPSGCRFHTRCPYAKDRCKEEIPELIDHGDGHMVACHYPLEEGTGVIINN, from the coding sequence ATGGAAGAACAATATATTCTTGAAATAAAGGGATTAAAGAAATACTTTGAGCTATCTGAAGGCTTTCTAAAGAAGAAAAAGCAATATTTACGTGCTGTAGATGGTATTGACCTAAAGGTGAAGGCTGGAGAAACTCTTGGAATCGTTGGAGAATCTGGCTGCGGTAAATCGACTACAGGAAATGTGATTTTACGTTTGCTTGAGCCGACAGAAGGAGAAGTTTTCTTTGAAGGTGAAGATATAACTAAGCTCTCGGAAAGTGAGATGCGTAAAAAGAGAAAGGATATTCAGATGATCTTTCAGGATCCCTTCTCATCTCTGAATCCAAGGATGAGAGTCTTCGATATTATCGCAGAACCGCTTAGAACACATAAGGTTGCACGAGGTAAGGAGCTACGCAAGCAGGTTTATGATTTGCTAGAGGTTGTTGGCTTGGATGAATCTTATGCGAATCGGTTCCCACATGAATTTAGTGGGGGGCAGCGTCAAAGGATAGGAATTGCTAGAGCACTAGCCTTAAAGCCAAAGATGATCGTCTGTGATGAGCCTGTTTCAGCGTTAGACGTATCGATTCAATCCCAAATTTTAAATCTGTTAAAAAAGCTTCAAAAGGAATTTAATCTAACGTATTTTTTCATTGCACATGGTTTACCAGCTGTAAAGCATATCAGTGATCGTGTTGCTGTTATGTATCTAGGTAAAGTTGTAGAGCTGGCCAGAAAGGATCAATTGTTTAGCAAGCCGTTGCACCCCTATACAGAGGGGTTGTTATCTGCTGTACCTATCTTAGATCCTAAGCTTAGGGATAAGAAAGAGCAAATCATTTTAGAAGGAGATATGCCTAGCCCTGCTAATCCTCCTTCAGGCTGTCGCTTCCATACTCGTTGTCCTTATGCAAAGGATAGATGTAAGGAAGAGATACCTGAATTAATAGATCATGGTGATGGACATATGGTAGCCTGTCATTACCCGTTAGAAGAAGGTACTGGTGTTATTATTAATAACTAA
- a CDS encoding M20 family metallopeptidase has translation MKLKQYFTEKQEEMLSLIEKLVNIDSGSYDKQGIDQVGAILQKEYEQIGFHVTVHESDQYGNTLSIKHKDAGETNIIIVAHMDTVFPDGTAKQRPFSRDEKRAYGPGVIDMKASQVQVLYIMKGLIEMGSDAYKNVQIVLNSDEEIGSVSSRPIIEKLAADKKYALIVEPGRADHSIVSQRKGGGRFTLTVHGKAAHSGIEPEKGRSAVEELAHKIIKIHALTNYEEGLTLNAGLIEGGTSVNTVAPFATAHIDVRVVTQEQAEYVTKAVEEICSKPDVEGTRVELTGSVGRPPMFLNEQSESLLKVIKQAALEYGVTLKDTKTGGGSDGNFTSALGVATIDGLGPVGGSAHSEHEYLELETLVERSLVLAETIKKLS, from the coding sequence ATGAAGCTAAAGCAGTATTTTACAGAAAAACAAGAAGAAATGCTTTCGTTAATAGAGAAGTTAGTAAACATAGATAGCGGCTCTTATGATAAGCAAGGCATTGATCAAGTCGGAGCTATTCTTCAGAAGGAGTACGAGCAGATAGGATTTCATGTAACGGTTCACGAGAGCGATCAGTATGGCAACACTTTATCGATTAAGCATAAGGATGCCGGGGAAACGAATATTATTATTGTAGCTCATATGGATACGGTATTTCCGGATGGAACAGCGAAGCAAAGGCCTTTTTCTAGAGATGAGAAAAGAGCGTATGGACCAGGAGTTATAGATATGAAAGCAAGTCAGGTTCAGGTGCTTTATATCATGAAGGGATTAATTGAAATGGGTAGCGATGCTTACAAAAATGTCCAAATTGTCTTGAATAGTGATGAGGAGATAGGATCTGTCTCCTCTAGACCAATTATTGAAAAACTGGCCGCAGATAAAAAATATGCACTGATTGTAGAGCCTGGTAGAGCGGATCATTCCATCGTTTCTCAACGGAAAGGAGGAGGGCGATTTACTCTAACGGTACATGGAAAAGCTGCACATTCTGGTATCGAACCAGAAAAGGGACGTAGTGCAGTTGAAGAGCTGGCACATAAGATCATTAAGATCCATGCTCTTACCAATTATGAGGAGGGCTTGACCTTAAACGCTGGATTAATAGAAGGAGGAACATCAGTCAACACTGTTGCTCCTTTCGCTACGGCTCACATTGATGTACGTGTAGTAACTCAAGAGCAGGCTGAATATGTGACAAAAGCTGTTGAGGAAATATGCTCAAAGCCTGATGTGGAAGGAACTAGAGTAGAATTGACAGGTAGTGTAGGCCGCCCACCTATGTTTCTAAATGAACAAAGCGAAAGTCTACTCAAGGTCATTAAGCAAGCAGCCCTAGAGTATGGTGTAACTTTAAAGGATACTAAAACTGGTGGCGGATCAGATGGGAACTTCACATCCGCCCTAGGAGTTGCTACAATAGATGGGTTAGGACCTGTAGGCGGAAGTGCCCATAGTGAGCATGAGTATTTAGAACTAGAAACTTTAGTGGAGCGTTCCTTGGTACTAGCAGAGACCATTAAAAAGCTTTCTTAA
- a CDS encoding GNAT family N-acetyltransferase gives MRIREIEIRDNTRIKEIIQESLESVGLNIEGTAYYDPHLGELYHFYHRHPHSMYWVIVDKENRVQGGVGIAEFNAAKRICELQKLYLSSEAQGKGYSRLLMDKALHFAEKHYDYCYLETRHELVAASALYVKYGFMLLTEPIEGSEHSAMDAWYLKKLKSHYQNKLTR, from the coding sequence ATGCGCATTAGAGAAATTGAAATAAGGGACAATACTAGGATTAAAGAAATTATCCAAGAATCTTTGGAATCAGTTGGATTAAACATAGAAGGAACGGCTTATTATGATCCTCATTTAGGAGAACTCTATCATTTTTATCATCGTCATCCTCATTCTATGTATTGGGTTATTGTAGATAAAGAGAATAGAGTACAGGGAGGAGTAGGAATCGCAGAATTTAATGCAGCTAAAAGGATCTGTGAGCTACAAAAGCTATATCTCTCTTCAGAAGCCCAAGGTAAGGGATATTCTAGGCTTTTAATGGACAAAGCATTACACTTTGCGGAGAAGCACTATGATTATTGCTATTTGGAAACTAGGCATGAGCTAGTGGCTGCCAGTGCCCTGTATGTTAAATATGGATTTATGCTTTTAACAGAACCGATTGAAGGATCAGAGCATTCAGCTATGGATGCGTGGTATTTAAAGAAATTGAAGTCACACTATCAAAACAAATTAACGAGATGA
- a CDS encoding metallophosphoesterase family protein, translating to MKRILAISDIHGKFEEFMDLLEIVEYSAKQDQLILLGDYTDRGADSKEVVEHVMDLVKNGAIALRGNHDQMLLDWLETGEADRFIRNGGLMTVKSYCGSNYEQEQLEEARNMILKKFAVHVDFMSKLPYYHETEKYIFVHAGINPAYADWKETPEHEMIWIREVFFNYPTNVSKKIVFGHTSTIHLHESKEVWFAQDKIGIDGGCVYGHQLNCLEISELGYKTYAVSSKITG from the coding sequence ATGAAACGAATTTTAGCGATAAGCGATATACATGGAAAATTTGAAGAATTTATGGACCTACTCGAAATAGTAGAGTATTCTGCAAAACAAGATCAGTTGATCCTCCTAGGAGATTACACAGACCGAGGAGCTGATAGCAAAGAAGTGGTTGAACATGTAATGGATCTGGTTAAAAATGGTGCCATTGCCCTACGAGGTAATCATGACCAGATGCTTTTGGATTGGCTTGAAACTGGAGAGGCAGACCGTTTTATAAGGAACGGAGGTCTAATGACTGTTAAGAGCTATTGTGGATCAAATTATGAGCAGGAGCAGCTTGAAGAGGCCAGAAATATGATTTTAAAGAAGTTTGCCGTTCATGTTGACTTCATGAGCAAGTTACCCTATTATCATGAAACGGAGAAGTATATTTTTGTTCACGCAGGGATAAACCCTGCCTATGCGGATTGGAAGGAAACTCCCGAGCATGAGATGATCTGGATTAGAGAGGTATTTTTTAATTATCCAACGAATGTAAGCAAAAAAATTGTGTTTGGACATACGTCGACGATACATTTACATGAGTCTAAAGAGGTTTGGTTTGCGCAAGACAAAATTGGCATAGATGGGGGCTGTGTGTATGGCCATCAGCTGAATTGCCTGGAAATCAGTGAGCTAGGCTACAAGACATATGCTGTCTCATCTAAGATAACCGGTTGA
- a CDS encoding alpha/beta hydrolase family protein, translating into MTVQAKFKRVPDFHIRATLFEVTYEAQGLIVKGYLCIPQGTGPFPVLIYCRGGIKSVGMTRLAWVSKFVDQGCAVFAPFYRGNRGGQGREDFAGEDRFDVIDALPWIKDHPLLEADRIHLFGFSRGSLMALFTAMADPTICSVVVWGGVSDLALTYEERVDLRRMLKRVLGGTPLRKPEEYRIRSPIYDVQRLKCPVLIIHGTEDIQVGVEHSYILAEALRETNKCYTLRIYENQGHFFQPDVYKKAIDDMFTWMQKQEGRKHG; encoded by the coding sequence ATGACAGTACAAGCAAAGTTCAAAAGAGTACCAGACTTTCATATACGTGCTACTTTGTTTGAAGTGACATATGAAGCACAAGGCTTAATCGTAAAAGGATATCTTTGTATTCCACAGGGAACTGGTCCCTTTCCTGTATTAATTTATTGTCGTGGTGGCATTAAAAGTGTGGGTATGACGAGACTAGCTTGGGTCAGTAAGTTTGTGGATCAAGGGTGCGCAGTGTTTGCTCCTTTTTATCGAGGTAACCGAGGCGGACAAGGTCGGGAGGATTTTGCCGGAGAGGATCGCTTTGATGTCATCGATGCACTCCCGTGGATTAAGGATCATCCTTTACTAGAGGCTGATCGAATTCATCTATTCGGCTTTTCTAGAGGGTCACTCATGGCTCTTTTTACAGCTATGGCAGATCCAACGATTTGTTCCGTGGTGGTGTGGGGAGGAGTATCAGATTTGGCTCTGACCTATGAGGAACGGGTCGACCTACGCCGAATGCTCAAAAGGGTTTTAGGAGGTACGCCTTTAAGAAAGCCAGAGGAGTACCGCATACGATCCCCCATTTATGATGTACAGCGCTTAAAGTGTCCAGTGCTTATTATTCATGGAACAGAGGATATACAGGTAGGAGTGGAGCATTCGTACATTCTTGCTGAAGCGCTACGTGAAACGAACAAGTGCTACACATTAAGGATCTATGAAAACCAAGGCCATTTCTTTCAACCAGATGTTTATAAAAAGGCAATAGACGATATGTTTACATGGATGCAGAAACAGGAGGGAAGAAAGCATGGATGA
- a CDS encoding GNAT family N-acetyltransferase produces the protein MFVLQIDEDLYLQIVDQLHQEELFMLVDRNRVYLRQWLPWVDGITSVKDYDSIMIEWMNQLSSQLGFQTGIRYKNELVGMIGFHPIDWSNRKAAIGYWLAQGFQGRGIMTRACQAMVHYAFQTYHLNRVEIQASIQNVKSRAIPERLGFVFEGYTRDGEFLYDRYVDLVNYGLLKREWERHG, from the coding sequence TTGTTTGTATTACAAATTGATGAAGACCTCTATCTCCAGATAGTAGATCAGCTCCATCAGGAAGAGTTGTTCATGTTAGTTGATCGAAACCGAGTGTACTTACGACAATGGCTTCCTTGGGTAGATGGAATCACTTCGGTAAAGGACTATGATTCCATTATGATCGAATGGATGAATCAGTTATCTTCACAGCTTGGTTTTCAGACGGGTATCCGGTACAAGAATGAGCTTGTGGGGATGATAGGCTTTCACCCCATTGATTGGAGTAATAGAAAGGCGGCAATTGGTTATTGGTTAGCACAAGGTTTTCAAGGGAGAGGAATTATGACGCGAGCTTGCCAAGCTATGGTTCACTATGCTTTTCAAACGTATCATCTAAATAGAGTGGAGATTCAGGCCAGTATTCAGAATGTGAAAAGCCGAGCTATTCCTGAGCGACTTGGATTTGTTTTTGAGGGCTATACGAGGGATGGAGAATTTCTGTACGACCGATATGTTGATTTAGTAAACTATGGGCTGCTGAAGAGAGAGTGGGAGCGGCATGGATGA
- a CDS encoding Cfr family 23S rRNA (adenine(2503)-C(8))-methyltransferase encodes MKAVNHVTKYERLEHFLRSLNEPNFRFKQITEAIFKHRNGEFNKMTVLPKVLREALAKEFGPSILTVVPVVETTSQQVNKVLLKMPDNNQVEAVRLKYEAGWESFCISSQSGCGLGCTFCSTGAIGLKRSLSVDEITDQLLYFYLKGHSLDSISFMGMGEALANVNIFEALKVLTNPQLFALSPRRITVSTVGIIPNIQEMTRRFPQINLTFSLHSPFHDQRSRLMPINNRYPLDKVLEVLDEHIQETGRKVYIAYVMLRGVNDSTDHADALVKLIQEKSNNTNLYHVNLIRYNPTVGTPQKYGQTDEKKLQAFYQIVKSAGIHVTVRRQFGRDIDAACGQLYGQYEAQNDARK; translated from the coding sequence TTGAAAGCTGTCAATCATGTCACGAAATACGAACGTCTAGAACATTTTTTAAGATCTTTAAATGAACCAAACTTCAGGTTTAAACAAATCACGGAAGCGATTTTTAAACATCGCAACGGTGAATTTAATAAAATGACTGTATTACCAAAGGTATTAAGAGAAGCATTAGCAAAAGAGTTTGGTCCTTCCATTCTTACGGTGGTGCCAGTAGTAGAAACGACTTCACAACAAGTCAATAAAGTATTGTTAAAAATGCCAGACAACAACCAAGTAGAAGCAGTAAGATTAAAATATGAAGCCGGCTGGGAATCCTTTTGCATTTCTTCTCAATCTGGCTGTGGGTTGGGTTGTACGTTTTGCTCGACAGGTGCGATAGGTTTAAAAAGAAGCTTATCAGTAGATGAAATTACTGACCAGTTGCTCTATTTTTATCTGAAAGGCCACTCCTTAGATAGTATCTCCTTTATGGGAATGGGTGAGGCTCTAGCAAATGTGAACATATTTGAGGCCTTAAAGGTACTCACAAATCCACAACTATTCGCATTAAGTCCTAGAAGAATTACAGTCTCTACGGTTGGGATCATACCTAACATCCAAGAAATGACGAGAAGGTTTCCGCAGATAAATCTAACGTTCTCACTGCATTCTCCTTTTCATGACCAGCGCAGCAGATTGATGCCAATTAACAACAGATATCCATTAGATAAAGTGCTAGAGGTATTGGATGAGCATATTCAGGAGACAGGTAGAAAAGTCTATATTGCTTACGTCATGCTTCGTGGAGTAAATGATTCAACGGATCATGCAGATGCGCTTGTTAAACTGATTCAAGAAAAAAGTAACAATACAAACCTCTATCATGTCAATTTGATCCGGTATAACCCAACTGTTGGAACTCCACAAAAATATGGACAAACAGATGAAAAAAAGCTGCAGGCTTTTTATCAAATTGTTAAATCAGCAGGAATACATGTGACGGTCAGGCGTCAATTTGGGAGAGATATAGATGCCGCCTGTGGCCAATTATATGGTCAGTATGAAGCACAAAACGATGCAAGGAAATAA
- a CDS encoding ArsR/SmtB family transcription factor, translating into MEVLQATSRKRESYRVRIKYSLLWECALGIAAVTNANLIQTLEKSEEYWTKKRKSFPESLVENLRYVQEKNTWKALLQLLHQKDFIDLDSFFTYIEALSEEEFIFQSIPFLGFSYQDLRKRAANGEEEAILKLKEHTRDNPYVPGYIEFICTEKTERVKQHLIRVMSTWYEVIIKPEADQLSEILKRDYDSKLKKVETMGSEKFVEWATSGITYIPEPSVHDVLLIPQYVYRPWNIEADIEGAKVFYYPVANESINPTDSYVPDFFLTQKLKALGDEVRLKILKILSDQDYTLQDLTSMLELGKSTTHHHLKLLRSARLVEIRDSKYGLKKNTLETLPIELNEFINGT; encoded by the coding sequence GTGGAGGTTTTACAGGCAACAAGTAGAAAGAGAGAGTCGTATAGAGTGAGAATCAAATATTCCTTGTTATGGGAATGTGCTCTTGGGATAGCTGCTGTGACAAATGCTAATCTTATACAAACCTTAGAAAAATCAGAAGAATACTGGACGAAAAAGAGAAAGTCCTTCCCTGAATCTTTAGTTGAGAATTTACGTTATGTACAGGAAAAAAATACATGGAAAGCGTTACTACAGCTTTTACATCAGAAAGACTTTATAGATTTAGATTCATTTTTTACGTACATAGAAGCTTTGTCTGAAGAAGAGTTTATTTTTCAATCCATTCCGTTTTTAGGATTTAGCTATCAGGATCTGAGGAAAAGAGCAGCAAATGGTGAGGAAGAAGCGATTTTGAAGTTAAAGGAGCATACAAGGGATAACCCATATGTACCAGGATACATTGAATTTATTTGTACGGAAAAGACGGAAAGGGTTAAGCAGCATTTAATCCGAGTTATGTCTACTTGGTATGAAGTGATTATTAAACCGGAGGCTGACCAATTAAGTGAAATATTGAAAAGAGATTATGACAGCAAGCTAAAAAAAGTAGAAACGATGGGCTCAGAAAAGTTCGTGGAGTGGGCGACGTCAGGAATTACGTATATCCCTGAGCCTAGTGTCCACGACGTATTATTGATTCCGCAGTATGTGTATCGTCCTTGGAATATAGAGGCAGATATAGAAGGGGCTAAGGTTTTTTACTATCCCGTTGCTAATGAAAGCATCAATCCTACTGATTCGTACGTACCTGATTTCTTTTTAACACAAAAGCTGAAGGCTCTAGGAGATGAGGTTCGTCTTAAAATTCTTAAGATTTTATCTGATCAGGATTACACGCTTCAAGATTTAACAAGTATGTTGGAGCTAGGAAAGTCCACGACTCATCATCATCTTAAATTATTGCGTTCTGCTAGATTAGTAGAAATCAGAGATTCAAAGTATGGCTTAAAAAAGAATACTCTAGAAACACTTCCAATTGAATTAAATGAATTTATCAATGGGACATAA
- a CDS encoding MFS transporter, which produces MEQKLPQFKKNYPAFRFMGGNLVSFFGDQIYLIAIPLIVLSITGSPLSMGIIVALQRIPVWVAPLTGIIADRFNRRRLLLLCDLVRCILLGLIGALFIFGRLEMWLLYSVVLVIGAMGQIYQTGQFAAIPHLVRKDDLQAINSLSTGIFNLSVLIAPSVGGLIISLYNPGYALIINSVCFFLSFLAVSSIKLPFNGPKSKEVHSIAADLKEGFVFVLRTKEILYTNLALIVSVFGSTLFITIMIFHLRDTIQLTAVEIGWLLSFGGLGAIGGAWLTNVISKRVPFQKILFCAALLGGISIILFSVSKAFIFLVISNALGTIAVSAVNPCIVTIRQTLTPQHLLGRVQATSRFMTWILVPFSAFLAGVIADFSGTHTTILIGGIISTFGSFIYLHPILKKTIKFQ; this is translated from the coding sequence ATGGAACAGAAGCTGCCTCAATTTAAGAAGAATTACCCTGCTTTTCGATTTATGGGAGGAAATCTAGTTTCCTTTTTCGGTGATCAGATTTATTTAATTGCTATTCCACTTATTGTTCTTAGTATTACAGGCTCTCCATTAAGTATGGGGATCATCGTTGCTCTTCAAAGAATCCCTGTATGGGTAGCACCCCTGACAGGTATCATAGCGGATCGATTTAATCGTAGAAGGCTATTACTATTATGTGATTTAGTAAGATGCATCTTATTGGGATTAATTGGTGCATTGTTTATCTTTGGACGTTTGGAAATGTGGCTACTATACAGTGTTGTATTAGTGATAGGTGCAATGGGTCAGATCTATCAGACAGGGCAATTTGCGGCGATTCCTCACCTTGTACGGAAGGATGATTTACAAGCCATTAATTCACTGAGTACAGGAATATTTAATTTATCTGTTCTGATAGCTCCTAGTGTGGGTGGGCTTATCATAAGTTTATATAATCCAGGGTACGCCTTGATCATCAATAGTGTATGTTTTTTTCTTTCTTTTCTCGCGGTGTCCAGTATAAAGCTCCCGTTTAATGGACCTAAGTCAAAGGAAGTTCATTCAATTGCTGCAGATCTTAAGGAAGGCTTTGTATTTGTCCTGAGGACGAAAGAGATTCTGTATACAAATTTAGCCTTAATTGTCTCTGTTTTTGGTAGCACACTATTTATAACGATCATGATCTTTCATTTACGGGATACCATACAATTGACTGCTGTAGAGATTGGCTGGCTACTTTCATTTGGGGGACTAGGAGCAATAGGTGGTGCATGGCTTACTAACGTGATAAGCAAACGTGTACCCTTTCAGAAAATATTGTTTTGTGCGGCCCTTTTAGGTGGAATATCTATTATTCTTTTCAGCGTTTCAAAAGCTTTTATTTTTCTGGTTATTAGTAATGCTTTAGGTACTATCGCAGTTTCAGCCGTTAATCCTTGTATTGTAACAATTCGTCAAACCCTTACCCCACAACATCTACTTGGACGAGTACAGGCTACTAGTAGATTTATGACGTGGATATTAGTTCCTTTCTCTGCTTTTCTAGCTGGAGTCATAGCTGACTTTAGCGGAACACATACAACCATATTAATCGGGGGAATCATCTCTACATTTGGTTCGTTCATTTATTTACACCCTATCTTAAAGAAAACAATCAAATTTCAGTAG
- a CDS encoding phosphodiester glycosidase family protein, translating to MKRLTISLMTVLFLSLLSPFFQPTSLASNTSEVRVYLNNERVQFSHGSGLLINERVYVPMRGVFEKLGAKVKWDAKTETIEGTYEDKKIELKVGATQAIRNGKTIKLDAPATIINSTTYVPLRFIGESLGAQVTWRSATQSVHINQGKLPFVFPPAPPVAQTKSVNVGGKTYTIQTIELQNGSNMHIGFANKRFGQTAHLEQIAKTYQASAAINGTYFEAYGGIPEPWGTLVSDGQVQHIGSIGATLGLTRDGKAFIDNIRLKVEGTAEGSHGWYAYNFNRTPSKEGSAVIIFTPTRGKDIGISYGTSVVVNNGAVTAIKKDANVQIPSTGYVIHFTGVEQQLANRFKVGAKVDYQVKYFDQQTNKELTHWQDVYSAVGAGPMLIKDGQVRVNPKAEGFVEDKILTQASTRSAIGVKKDGTIILTTTSGATIQNWAEIMKQLGAYQAINLDGGASSGLYVNNQYVYRPGRELSNIVWFD from the coding sequence TTGAAAAGATTGACAATTTCACTCATGACAGTTTTATTTCTTTCCTTGCTCTCCCCTTTCTTTCAGCCAACATCTTTGGCTTCAAATACTAGTGAGGTTAGAGTTTATCTTAACAATGAGCGTGTGCAATTCTCACACGGTTCAGGCTTACTTATCAATGAGAGAGTGTATGTACCTATGCGTGGAGTTTTCGAGAAGCTAGGCGCTAAAGTGAAATGGGATGCCAAAACTGAAACAATCGAAGGAACATACGAGGATAAGAAAATTGAATTAAAAGTAGGAGCTACACAGGCGATAAGAAACGGTAAAACGATTAAACTTGATGCTCCTGCCACAATTATTAATAGTACAACCTATGTACCATTAAGATTTATTGGAGAGTCACTAGGTGCCCAGGTTACTTGGAGAAGTGCTACTCAAAGTGTACATATTAACCAAGGTAAGCTTCCCTTTGTCTTCCCTCCAGCCCCTCCTGTTGCTCAAACAAAATCGGTTAACGTAGGAGGAAAAACGTATACCATTCAAACAATTGAATTACAAAATGGCTCAAACATGCACATCGGATTTGCTAATAAAAGATTTGGCCAAACAGCTCATTTAGAACAGATAGCCAAAACCTATCAAGCTAGTGCAGCTATTAATGGAACGTATTTTGAAGCGTACGGCGGTATTCCTGAGCCTTGGGGTACTCTAGTTAGTGATGGTCAGGTTCAACATATTGGCAGTATTGGGGCAACATTAGGTCTAACCCGAGATGGGAAAGCATTCATTGATAACATAAGACTTAAAGTTGAAGGTACAGCAGAGGGCTCTCACGGCTGGTATGCGTATAACTTTAATCGTACTCCTAGTAAAGAAGGCTCAGCTGTCATTATTTTTACCCCGACAAGAGGAAAGGATATAGGAATTAGCTATGGTACTTCTGTAGTGGTGAATAATGGCGCTGTCACAGCCATAAAAAAAGACGCTAATGTGCAAATCCCTTCAACGGGCTACGTCATTCACTTCACAGGTGTTGAGCAACAATTAGCAAACCGTTTTAAAGTTGGAGCCAAGGTCGACTATCAAGTGAAATACTTTGATCAACAGACCAACAAAGAGCTTACTCATTGGCAGGATGTATACTCTGCAGTTGGGGCTGGTCCTATGCTAATAAAGGATGGTCAAGTTCGTGTGAATCCAAAAGCAGAGGGCTTCGTTGAAGATAAGATCCTAACTCAGGCTTCTACAAGAAGCGCCATTGGGGTTAAAAAGGATGGCACCATCATCCTAACCACAACATCAGGAGCAACTATACAAAACTGGGCTGAGATTATGAAGCAGCTAGGAGCATATCAAGCCATCAATCTAGATGGTGGTGCTTCAAGTGGGCTATATGTGAATAACCAATATGTATATCGTCCTGGCCGCGAGCTGAGTAATATTGTTTGGTTTGACTAA
- a CDS encoding conserved virulence factor C family protein — MKILSIEPTPSPNSMKLNLDTSLEAGKALNFNKKNQKEAPAYIQDIMEIEGVTGVYQVNDFIALERHPKADWKEILAQVRDTVEKHSDSVESHTDQEAAEMEQALESFGEVQVFIQMFKGIPMQIKLLKDGEEHRVGLPDFMTGAAMKAQPAADNLVTERQWVDQGIRYGEIDEVGAQLVEELSAAYDEERLDRLVARAFQQDAKAEEEYSAEHVLKALEDEDWKVRYGALERMQLTLEEIPVLKKALTDSKMSIRRLATAYLGEVGGEHGSEHVLDLLVQALQDDSPVIRRTAGDAISDVGDPGAMGAMTVALKDKNKLVRWRAARYMYEVGTEEAIPALEDVQDDPEFEVSLQAKIALERIKGGEKAEGTVWQQMTRRNE; from the coding sequence ATGAAAATTTTATCTATTGAACCCACACCAAGCCCAAACTCAATGAAATTAAATTTAGATACAAGCTTAGAGGCTGGTAAAGCATTAAATTTTAATAAAAAAAACCAAAAGGAAGCCCCGGCTTACATTCAAGATATTATGGAGATTGAAGGTGTTACAGGAGTATACCAGGTTAATGACTTTATTGCCTTAGAGCGTCATCCTAAGGCTGATTGGAAAGAAATACTGGCTCAGGTTCGAGATACCGTAGAAAAGCATTCAGATTCAGTTGAAAGCCACACGGATCAAGAAGCCGCGGAAATGGAACAGGCACTTGAAAGCTTCGGAGAGGTGCAGGTTTTCATTCAGATGTTCAAGGGGATTCCGATGCAAATCAAGCTTTTGAAGGATGGAGAGGAGCATAGAGTTGGTCTACCTGATTTTATGACTGGTGCGGCAATGAAGGCTCAGCCTGCTGCTGATAATTTAGTCACGGAAAGACAGTGGGTGGATCAAGGAATTAGATACGGGGAGATCGACGAAGTTGGAGCACAGCTTGTGGAGGAGCTATCTGCTGCTTATGATGAGGAACGCTTAGATCGTTTAGTAGCTAGAGCATTTCAACAGGACGCAAAGGCAGAGGAGGAATATAGTGCTGAGCATGTGTTGAAGGCGTTAGAGGACGAGGATTGGAAGGTAAGGTATGGAGCACTAGAGCGTATGCAGCTTACGCTTGAGGAAATCCCGGTATTGAAAAAGGCTTTAACCGACTCCAAAATGTCCATTCGTAGACTAGCTACGGCATATCTTGGTGAAGTTGGTGGAGAACATGGCTCTGAGCATGTTCTTGATTTACTCGTTCAAGCGTTGCAGGATGATTCACCAGTTATTCGAAGAACGGCAGGGGATGCTATTTCTGATGTTGGCGATCCTGGAGCTATGGGTGCCATGACTGTTGCGTTAAAGGATAAGAACAAGCTTGTACGCTGGAGAGCAGCACGATATATGTATGAGGTTGGGACTGAGGAAGCTATTCCTGCGCTTGAGGACGTGCAGGATGATCCGGAATTTGAGGTGAGCTTACAGGCTAAAATAGCTTTGGAGCGAATAAAAGGTGGGGAAAAAGCAGAAGGTACCGTTTGGCAGCAAATGACGCGTAGAAATGAATAG